From Acanthopagrus latus isolate v.2019 chromosome 22, fAcaLat1.1, whole genome shotgun sequence, the proteins below share one genomic window:
- the mtfr2 gene encoding mitochondrial fission regulator 2, with translation MSLLEDVLDVLRIVLEYFGVSPDMLVPVWDSQLCGQYRSIVRMIGTNLPLAPQPRVHFQVPLLAYKPHGCVDVPADTPAIPSFADVLWVFEDEGESFAKTRNHLPPQKQSTVNRDVVRYPGPALNQAQRGGRSVRQATDPDALKKITLLENELLKLRAQIAMIVTAAPAPGLIESQNAPGTPLISPPALTSTPRCGAPPPPPPPPPPPPPPPCPNSSNENASVSELIRQRRKNEKGFESGLEVKGIPSMLDVLKDLNQVKLRSVERSPGGTPVTRRRSKGGAASLSDPAALIAEALKRKFAQHRHNNSSDKENSLELSPFGSPESPKIPLHIRRSRGRLHL, from the exons ATGTCTCTATTAGAGGATGTCCTGGATGTGCTGCGCATCGTCCTGGAGTACTTTGGAGTGTCTCCAGATatg CTGGTTCCAGTGTGGGACAGTCAGCTGTGCGGTCAGTATCGCAGCATTGTGAGGATGATTGGGACCAACCTCCCACTGGCACCTCAACCTCGTGTCCACTTTCAG GTCCCTCTGCTTGCCTACAAGCCCCATGGTTGTGTCGACGTCCCCGCGGACACACCAGCCATTCCCTCATTCGCTGACGTACTCTGGGTGTTTGAGGATGAGGGGGAAAGCTTTGCCAAGACCAG GAACCATTTGCCTCCACAGAAGCAAAGTACTGTAAATCGGGATGTGGTGAGATACCCAGGACCGGCCCTGAATCAAGCCCAGAGAGGAGGCAGATCTGTACGGCAGGCGACCGATCCAGATGCCCTGAAGAAGATCACACTATTGGAAAATGAGCTGCTCAAACTGCGAGCTCAGATAGCCATGATTGTTACTGCTGCTCCGGCTCCAG GTCTGATCGAGTCCCAGAATGCACCCGGCACGCCTCTAATATCTCCTCCAGCTCTTACCTCCACACCTCGCTGTGGtgctcctccaccaccacctccacctccacctccacctcctcctcctccttgtccaaACTCCTCCAATGAGAATGCTTCTGTATCAGAGCTGATCCGTCAGCGCAGGAAGAACGAGAAAGGCTTTGAGTCTGGCTTGGAAGTTAAAGGGATTCCTTCCATGCTGGATGTTCTTAAGGACTTAAATCAAGTTAAATTACGTTCCGTGGAGAG ATCACCAGGAGGCACACCAGTCACAAGGAGACGCAGTAAGGGAGGTGCAGCATCTCTCAGTGACCCAGCTGCTCTTATTGCTGAAGCACTAAAGAGAAAGTTTGCCCAGCATCGTCACAACAATTCCTCTGATAAAGAGAATTCACTGGAACTGTCACCTTTCGGCAGTCCTGAATCACCCAAG ATTCCTCTTCATATCAGACGAAGTCGGGGACGCCTCCACCTCTGA
- the armc1l gene encoding armadillo repeat containing 1, like translates to MMDALSVVSQLRDLASEPQNREVIVQDQGCLPGLVLFLDHQNPDVLFATLQTLRYLAELTPNISTMKNELGMMVSLENLIGREGLSVDISALAKEVFNILNAPANPLPCTPVRQQRKKSQFFINTSNKKAKSVTLHIQGLDSADQRGLCEEALLKVRGVISFTFQMASKRCTIRIRSDLPTESLASAIAATKVLSAQQVVKNEAGEEVLIPLKSSGVEVQQNSAIPDYLPEEEESPEREVDRAISRTTAKDTSSGSWLNSAASFLTKTFYW, encoded by the exons ATGATGGATGCACTGTCAGTGGTGAGTCAGCTGCGGGATCTGGCTTCTGAGCCGCAGAACCGAGAAGTGATTGTCCAGGATCAGGGCTGTCTCCCCGGACTGGTTCTGTTCCTGGACCACCAGAACCCAGACGTGCTGTTTGCAACTCTTCAG ACCCTGCGCTACTTGGCTGAGCTGACCCCCAACATCTCTACCATGAAGAATGAACTGGGTATGATGGTGAGCTTGGAGAACCTTATTGGGAG GGAGGGACTATCTGTTGACATCTCAGCCTTGGCCAAGGAGGTGTTCAACATTCTGAATGCACCTGCTAATCCCTTGCCATGCACACCTGtgaggcagcagagaaaaaaatcccagtTCTTTATAAACACCTCCAACAAGAAGGCCAAATCTGTCACTCTGCACATCCAGGGCCTGGACAGCGCT GACCAGCGAGGCTTGTGTGAGGAGGCTCTCCTGAAGGTCAGAGGAGTGATCAGCTTCACCTTCCAGATGGCTTCCAAGAGATGTACCATCCGTATCCGCTCAGACCTGCCCACTGAG AGTTTGGCATCAGCCATCGCTGCCACCAAAGTGTTGTCAGCCCAACAGGTGGTGAAGAACGAGGCGGGCGAAGAG GTTTTAATCCCTTTGAAGTCTTCCGGAGTGGAAGTGCAGCAAAACTCAGCCATACCAGACTACctcccagaggaggaggagagcccaGAGAGGGAGGTTGACCGAGCAATTTCTCGCACCACAGCGAAGGACACTTCTAGTGGCAGCTGGCTCAACAGTGCTGCCAGCTTCCTCACCAAAACATTCTACTGGTGA